The Cyclobacteriaceae bacterium genome includes a region encoding these proteins:
- a CDS encoding helix-turn-helix transcriptional regulator: MADKVRINRLKAVLAEKDISHKDFAEMVKKTPNTITRICNNEQQPSLVVLREMAFALDVDISELLVPTKK; this comes from the coding sequence ATGGCGGATAAAGTGAGGATTAACAGGCTAAAAGCAGTATTAGCTGAAAAGGACATAAGCCATAAGGATTTTGCCGAAATGGTTAAAAAGACTCCAAACACGATAACAAGAATTTGTAATAATGAACAGCAGCCTTCGCTGGTTGTATTACGAGAAATGGCTTTCGCACTAGATGTTGATATTTCAGAATTGCTTGTACCAACAAAAAAATAA
- a CDS encoding SAM-dependent DNA methyltransferase, producing the protein MAKIIGINKGNSTASTTIYDPTCSSGSLLIKAGEEAEKSITLFGQEMDIATVALASMNMVLHNQAQNLHGIRQGNTISDPKFIKKDGDKEVLEAFDYAVANPPFSFASWTKGFIDDKTKARSYRASVKYCKRLN; encoded by the coding sequence TTGGCAAAAATAATTGGTATCAATAAAGGAAACTCTACTGCGAGCACCACTATTTATGATCCGACCTGTAGCTCCGGGTCATTGCTGATCAAAGCCGGTGAAGAAGCAGAGAAATCCATTACGCTTTTTGGACAGGAAATGGATATCGCTACCGTTGCCCTGGCGAGTATGAACATGGTTTTACACAACCAAGCACAAAACCTTCACGGTATCCGGCAAGGCAATACCATATCTGACCCTAAGTTCATTAAGAAAGATGGAGACAAAGAAGTTCTGGAAGCCTTCGACTATGCTGTTGCCAATCCACCATTTTCCTTTGCGAGCTGGACTAAAGGGTTCATCGATGACAAAACAAAAGCGCGCTCGTATCGGGCCAGTGTAAAATATTGCAAAAGATTAAATTAA